The genomic region ATCATCCGCAAGACGGCGGGATGAAGCGGCTGATACAGATGCGCGATTTTCTCGTTGCCCCGGTCTACGGCGAGCGCGTATTGAATCAAGTCATTGGTGCCGATGCTGAAAAAATCGAGTTGCGGCGCCAGATCCCGCGCCACCATCACAGCGGAAGGAACTTCGATCATGGCTCCGATGGGAATCTTCTCGTCGAAGACCTTGCCCTCTTTCCGCAATTCTTCTTTCATCTGAGCGACGAGATCGTTCGCTTCCTTCAATTCGGAAGGGCCTGAAATCAGGGGATACATAACTCGCAAGTTTTTCGAAGCGCTGGCGCGGAGAATCGCCCGCAGTTGCGTGCAAAAAATCTGCCGATTCTCCAAAGAAAAACGGATCGCCCGGCAGCCGAGGTAAGGATTCAATTCGTCGGATGCATTCAATGCGTGAGCGAATTTATCCCCGCCGATATCCAACGTGCGGATGATGACGGGATCGGGCGCCAAGGTCTCGGCCACCTGGCGGTAATCCTGGTATTGCTCCTCTTCCGTGGGAATCGCGACGCGGTTCAAAAAAAGATATTCCGTCCGGTAGAGGCCCACGCCGCGCGCGCCGTATTTGTCGATGGCGGCGCACTCGGAAGCGAACTCGATATTGGCGGCCAAATCGATGTAATAGCCGTCCAGCGTGATCGGTTCCAGCCGTCCGATATCGATCAATCTGGATTGTCGCACCTGGAATAGATTCAGCTTGGCGCGGTAATCCCGAAGATCGTCCTCGGATGGGTTGACGATCACGACGCCGGAATGGCCGTCGAGGATGACGAGGTTGTTCTCATGGGCGAATTGGGATATGTGATGCACGCCCACGATGGCGGGGATTTCCAGCGCCCGGGCCAGGATCGCCGTATGGGACGTTTTGCCCCCCGCTTCCGTAACGAATCCCAACACTTTTTCTTTTCGCATCGACGCCGTGTCCGAAGGGGAGAGGTCTTTGGCGACGATCACCGACTCTTCCTCCAAATCTTCCAGGGATTGCGTCTGCACTCCCCTCAAGGCGTCCATAATGCGGCGGCAGATGTCTTCTACATCCTTGAAGCGTTCCCGGAACAGGTCTGGAAGATGGGCGTATCGTTTGCGGCTTTCGCGGACGACGAGGGAGAGAGCGTATTCCGCTCCATGCCGTTCCTCGCGAATCAACTGAGCCGTACGATCGACGAGCATTGAATCTTTGAGCAAAAGCAGGTGCATGGAAAGGATATCGCCCAGCGCTTTATCTTCGCCGCGCGCATTCACCCGTTTTCCCATTTCCTGAAGCTGGTTCCTCGTGGTTTCAATAGCGTCCAGAAATCGCCGAACTTCCGATTCGATGTTCGGTTTGAGCACCGTAGATTCACCCACGTCCAGGGTGGATACGTGGAAAAGCCGGGCATGGCCGATGGCCACTCCCGGCGAAACGCCCAATCCCAATAACTTAATCTTCCCCGAATTTGTCATTGACGAGTTTCCGTATCGCTTCGAGGACTTTATCCGCATCCGGCCCTTCCGCGCGCACTTTGATCTGGCTTCCCTGTTCCGCGGCCAAGGTCAATACGCCCATGATGCTTTTCCCGTCCGCCTCCAGTCCGTCTTTTTCGATGGTGACCATCGAGCAATTCAAGCGGGATATGGATTGCACCAATAACATGGCGGGTCTGGCGTGCAATCCCAGCTCGTTAAGAATCGTAAACGTTTCTTCGCGAATTTCCGATGGAGACATAGGTTTCAAAGATCCTCATGTTTTTTCATGGACCGGATCAGCTTCTCGTCGAACTCTTTAGCCATATGAACACCCGCCGACTTCAACTTGTAATCCAATACCGCCACTTCGACGATGGTTGCGATGTTGCGGCCCGGCTTGATGGGGATGGTGTAGCAGGATTTTTCGATGCCAAGAATCGTCGTGATCTTGTCTTCGATTCCCAGTCGCTCGTATTCTTTTCCCGAGTCCCACTCCTCCAACTGAATCACCAAATCCACTTGCTTGGTCATGCGCACGCTTTTCGGCCCATACATGCGGCTGACGTCGATGATGCCGATTCCGCGCACTTCCATATGATAGGGAACGGGGGATCGTCCCGTCCCCACCAGCTTCGAAAACTGGGTGCCGCGAATATAGATGAGATCGTCCGCTACGAAAGCATGTCCCTTCGACAACAGTTCCAGCGCGCACTCGCTTTTGCCGATGGAACTGGGGCCGGTAATCAAAACGCCGACGTTGAAGACGTCCATCAAAACGCCCCGCCTGACAACGTAGGGGCTAAGTTCCAGTTCCAACGCATCCCACAAGCGCTTCGTGAAGATGGTTGTATTGTGGGTGGAGCGTAAAATGGCGACTTTGTGTCGCTCCGCATATTGCAGAATTTCGGGAAACAATTCGAGATCGTTCGTAACGACGACGCAAGGCGGCAGCAGAGAAAAAATCCTTTCCAGGTTTTTCAGAACGGCTTCGTCCCGCCGATGGCTTTCTAGGTAAGCCATTTCTCCGGAACCGAAGATTTGAACCCGGTCCGGCTGGTATTTCTCGAAGAAACCCGTCAACTCCAGCGCTGGCCGGTTCAATTCCGGGCGCAAAATATTACGGTTTAATCCTTCCGGCGGGCCGCACGCCCGGACGTTCAAATCGTCGAACTCGAGCAGCCGCCGCACCGGCAGCGGATCCGGCATGAAGATGCGTTCTTGCGTCATGATGCGCCCGTAGCCGCAGAAGGCTCATGAATTTTACATAGGATGGAATACGCGTCGTCAGGAGTTTTCGCTTTCAACAACTCTTCGCGGGCCGACGCTTTGCTTAACAAACGGGTTAAGGAAGCCATGACTTTCAAATGCTGCCCCGGCGCAGAACGGGGAGCCAGGATGAGAAAAAAGATATACACCGGCTCTTGATCCAACGCGTCAAAATCGACGCCTTCCGGCGTAAAGCCGCAGGCCACGCATATCTCCTTGACTTCCACACATTTAGCGTGGGGCAACGCTACGCCATGCCCAATTCCAGTGCTGCCGACCTCTTCTCTTTCCATCAACGCTTCAAAAATGGCCTGCCGGTGCGGCAACTGCTTGACCGACGCCACCAAATCGACCAGTTCGGAGATGGCTTCCGTTTTGTTTTTCGCTTCGAGGGGAACTTTGATACATCGCGGAGAAATCAGATCCAACAGGTTCATAACGTTATTTCCCGTCGCGTCTCGTTTGGATTTTCGATTTCGGATATTCGTTACTCGGTTGCGCGGAAAAGTGCGGCGTTTTACGCATCCGGTTCGATAAGACCGTAATTGCCGTCCTTCAGGCGATAGATAACGTTTAAGCGTTCATTGGTGGAATTTTTAAAAACGAGAAATTCCTGATCGATCAAATCCATCTGCATCGCCGCTTCGTCAACCGACATGGGCTTAATAGTGAATCTCTTGGTATGGATTACTTGGGGAGACGGTCTCATCCCTTCGATGTCCTCTTTTTCGAAGACGGACACGTTGAGGTTGATGCCTAAATCCTCTTTCGTCTTTTTGGATTGATGATCGACTAGCCGTTCCTTATGCTTCCTTAACTGCGCGTCCAGTTTGTCCACGACTTTATCGATAGACGCATACAAATCTTCTGACTTCTCCTCGCCGTGAATGACGAGTCCGTTGGCCTTGACCGTTACTTCGGCCACTTGGTTGATCTTTTGCGTATACAGAACGACGTGCACGTCGATCACGCGGGGGAAATACTTCTTCAACTTCATGAGACGCTTCTCGAGATACTCCCGAATCGCCTCGCTAACCTCAACTCGCCGGCCTACAATGGAAAGTTGCACTGCGTTCACCTCCTGGAATCCGTCCTCTGCGCCGTTATTGTTGGATACGGCGAGGGAGAAGACGATTCCGCGATTTTATTTATACGGCTGAAAGAGCTTATTATAGCCTCGCGCATTCCCAAATAAGAGTGGAAACGCTCGTTCAAGACGGAAATTGCCTTCAGCGGGGATTTACCGCAAAAAAATCCTAAATCCACAGATTTTCCCGCCGCAGGGCAAATTGATCCGGCGAGATCGCCGCCTGTCGGCTTTCACTTCTCCCTGGAACGCATCCGTTGTATCTTAAGAAAGCTTCAGGATTGTATAGATCGGAAGAGTAAATCAAAGCCGAACGCATAGTAACGCCATCGTATGCGCGTTGCCATGGTCTGAATCTGGAAATCCCTGGGAATAATGTCTATTCAATACCGTCATGCACGAATTTATTTTTGTAAGATGAGGCTCTTGCAAAATGGATAAAGTCTACGCTTTAATTCTCCCCCCAAACTTGGGGGG from Candidatus Omnitrophota bacterium harbors:
- the hprK gene encoding HPr(Ser) kinase/phosphatase — its product is MTQERIFMPDPLPVRRLLEFDDLNVRACGPPEGLNRNILRPELNRPALELTGFFEKYQPDRVQIFGSGEMAYLESHRRDEAVLKNLERIFSLLPPCVVVTNDLELFPEILQYAERHKVAILRSTHNTTIFTKRLWDALELELSPYVVRRGVLMDVFNVGVLITGPSSIGKSECALELLSKGHAFVADDLIYIRGTQFSKLVGTGRSPVPYHMEVRGIGIIDVSRMYGPKSVRMTKQVDLVIQLEEWDSGKEYERLGIEDKITTILGIEKSCYTIPIKPGRNIATIVEVAVLDYKLKSAGVHMAKEFDEKLIRSMKKHEDL
- the raiA gene encoding ribosome-associated translation inhibitor RaiA yields the protein MQLSIVGRRVEVSEAIREYLEKRLMKLKKYFPRVIDVHVVLYTQKINQVAEVTVKANGLVIHGEEKSEDLYASIDKVVDKLDAQLRKHKERLVDHQSKKTKEDLGINLNVSVFEKEDIEGMRPSPQVIHTKRFTIKPMSVDEAAMQMDLIDQEFLVFKNSTNERLNVIYRLKDGNYGLIEPDA
- a CDS encoding PTS sugar transporter subunit IIA, with the protein product MNLLDLISPRCIKVPLEAKNKTEAISELVDLVASVKQLPHRQAIFEALMEREEVGSTGIGHGVALPHAKCVEVKEICVACGFTPEGVDFDALDQEPVYIFFLILAPRSAPGQHLKVMASLTRLLSKASAREELLKAKTPDDAYSILCKIHEPSAATGAS
- the ptsP gene encoding phosphoenolpyruvate--protein phosphotransferase, with the translated sequence MTNSGKIKLLGLGVSPGVAIGHARLFHVSTLDVGESTVLKPNIESEVRRFLDAIETTRNQLQEMGKRVNARGEDKALGDILSMHLLLLKDSMLVDRTAQLIREERHGAEYALSLVVRESRKRYAHLPDLFRERFKDVEDICRRIMDALRGVQTQSLEDLEEESVIVAKDLSPSDTASMRKEKVLGFVTEAGGKTSHTAILARALEIPAIVGVHHISQFAHENNLVILDGHSGVVIVNPSEDDLRDYRAKLNLFQVRQSRLIDIGRLEPITLDGYYIDLAANIEFASECAAIDKYGARGVGLYRTEYLFLNRVAIPTEEEQYQDYRQVAETLAPDPVIIRTLDIGGDKFAHALNASDELNPYLGCRAIRFSLENRQIFCTQLRAILRASASKNLRVMYPLISGPSELKEANDLVAQMKEELRKEGKVFDEKIPIGAMIEVPSAVMVARDLAPQLDFFSIGTNDLIQYALAVDRGNEKIAHLYQPLHPAVLRMISMVVKAGREFNLPVDVCGEMASDPVCVLMLLAIGIERLSMAPTSIPAIKQVVRSVRMDALREFGAHVLELPSVEKVKRALADALRSLLPDRDDLIAELHESNILASV
- a CDS encoding HPr family phosphocarrier protein, with protein sequence MSPSEIREETFTILNELGLHARPAMLLVQSISRLNCSMVTIEKDGLEADGKSIMGVLTLAAEQGSQIKVRAEGPDADKVLEAIRKLVNDKFGED